From the genome of Geothrix sp. 21YS21S-4, one region includes:
- a CDS encoding hemerythrin domain-containing protein has product MQLIEDLRAEHQLIERVAGAFRTFVETRLAGQGAPSDGPRFMAFFRRYAGDFHHDKEEQVLFRALAERAEVPAHRGPLAALTAEHARMAGLLDGLEGLVGTALIEQADRERLRALAVDYSRSLWRHIDAENSVLFPEGEERLRRVHVRELPSRPMTEAEADARATGLALTETYPPLHDAEVLRGDGCMLCPSFGTACEGLEREWWTDLDWEDMQARMTGE; this is encoded by the coding sequence GTGCAACTGATCGAGGATCTCCGCGCCGAACACCAGCTCATCGAGCGCGTGGCGGGCGCCTTCCGGACGTTCGTGGAGACGCGCCTCGCCGGGCAGGGCGCTCCGTCGGACGGCCCCCGCTTCATGGCCTTCTTCCGCCGCTACGCCGGGGACTTCCACCACGACAAGGAGGAGCAGGTCCTGTTCCGCGCCCTGGCCGAGCGGGCCGAAGTGCCCGCCCACCGCGGGCCCCTGGCCGCCCTGACCGCCGAACATGCCCGGATGGCGGGCCTGCTGGATGGGCTGGAAGGCCTCGTCGGCACAGCCTTGATCGAGCAAGCCGACCGGGAGCGTCTGCGGGCGCTCGCCGTGGACTACAGCCGCTCCCTGTGGCGCCACATCGACGCCGAGAATTCGGTCCTCTTTCCCGAAGGGGAGGAGCGCCTCCGTCGCGTCCACGTCCGCGAGCTGCCGTCCCGGCCCATGACCGAAGCGGAGGCTGACGCGCGGGCGACGGGCCTCGCACTAACCGAAACCTACCCGCCCCTGCACGATGCGGAGGTCCTCCGCGGGGACGGCTGCATGCTGTGCCCGTCCTTCGGGACCGCCTGCGAAGGGCTGGAGCGCGAGTGGTGGACGGATCTGGACTGGGAGGACATGCAGGCGCGGATGACGGGGGAATGA
- a CDS encoding cold-shock protein has product MAQGTVKWFNAEKGFGFITPDEGTADLFVHHTAIQGGGFRTLDENQRVSFEVAQGQKGPQATNVVKI; this is encoded by the coding sequence ATGGCTCAAGGCACCGTCAAGTGGTTCAACGCCGAGAAGGGTTTCGGGTTCATCACCCCCGACGAAGGCACCGCTGATCTCTTCGTCCACCACACCGCGATTCAGGGCGGCGGCTTCCGCACCCTGGACGAGAACCAGCGCGTCAGCTTCGAAGTCGCTCAGGGCCAGAAGGGCCCCCAGGCGACCAACGTCGTCAAGATCTAA
- a CDS encoding ATP-binding protein, translating into MDAHPRPILVALGSEARSLRLIQAGFRLARERGAPWIAVHVDTGPGVAEDAEQVQVWMQEAQRLGAEVQWAQAPTLARGLTDLVRSSHAQALVLGRSRDRWPWARLGHSTADELQRRGLDAQIVVMDDRAEGAGPGAGGIRFGAVVGTFVVLAACTGLAWLVPPEGNLSLVLPIYLVGATFIARRWGPALGILASVVGTLLYDFLLETPRFNVAGGHWPNLLFFLLMLVAAQVVIGLLGRMRRQAREVQRREVHTASLYLLGRALARSRTPREVAETAAEHIRRVFRAQAWLLFPDHDRWAVQPFPFSPPFLAADLPAPAELLPRLAVGERLGDPLEPLAVGEATCLSLTGTDRSEGVLRILPDEPEGLPPSTWELLKAFAVQIALALERLRWLEEARRAHVENETERLRSTLLGAIGHDLRTPLAAIHGAASSLLLPGEIPESTRRDLLAMIQDESERLAQLLGNLLDLTRLESGALQAQKDWQPLEEVVGSALGRLERRSGPLPVRVDLPEDLPLVPLDAALIEQVLINLFTNAQVHAPGRNVDLRAWGAPGWVHLEVADRGPGLPEGFEERVFDKFFRLPGAGEGGVGLGLAICRAVLQAHGGWIRAEGQPGGGTVFHLALPLDGTPPAAPEPATGSAP; encoded by the coding sequence ATGGACGCGCATCCCCGGCCCATCCTCGTGGCCCTCGGTTCCGAGGCCCGCTCGCTCCGCCTGATCCAGGCGGGGTTCCGCCTGGCGCGGGAGCGCGGCGCGCCCTGGATCGCGGTCCACGTGGACACGGGCCCCGGCGTCGCCGAGGACGCCGAGCAGGTCCAGGTCTGGATGCAGGAGGCCCAGCGCCTGGGGGCGGAGGTCCAGTGGGCGCAGGCGCCCACCCTGGCCCGGGGCCTGACGGACCTGGTGAGGAGCAGCCACGCCCAGGCGCTGGTCCTGGGCCGTTCCCGGGACCGCTGGCCCTGGGCGCGGCTGGGGCACTCCACCGCGGACGAGCTCCAGCGCCGGGGGCTCGACGCGCAGATCGTCGTGATGGACGACCGCGCGGAGGGCGCGGGTCCCGGCGCCGGAGGGATCCGGTTCGGGGCCGTGGTCGGCACGTTCGTGGTGCTGGCCGCCTGCACGGGACTGGCGTGGCTGGTGCCGCCCGAGGGCAACCTCTCCCTGGTGCTTCCCATCTACCTGGTGGGCGCCACCTTCATCGCCCGCCGCTGGGGGCCCGCGCTGGGGATCCTCGCCTCCGTCGTGGGCACGCTTCTCTACGACTTTCTGCTGGAAACGCCGCGGTTCAACGTGGCGGGCGGGCACTGGCCGAACCTGCTCTTCTTCCTGCTGATGCTGGTGGCGGCCCAAGTGGTCATCGGGCTGCTGGGCCGGATGCGGCGGCAGGCGCGGGAGGTCCAGCGCCGCGAGGTCCACACCGCCTCCCTCTACCTCCTGGGCCGCGCCCTGGCGCGCAGCCGGACACCCCGGGAAGTGGCGGAGACCGCCGCCGAGCACATCCGCCGCGTCTTCCGCGCCCAGGCGTGGCTGCTGTTCCCCGACCACGACCGCTGGGCGGTCCAGCCTTTCCCCTTCTCCCCGCCCTTCCTGGCCGCGGACCTGCCCGCCCCCGCGGAACTCCTGCCCCGGCTGGCGGTGGGGGAGCGGCTGGGCGATCCCCTGGAGCCCCTGGCCGTGGGCGAGGCCACCTGCCTGTCCCTCACCGGCACCGACCGCAGCGAAGGCGTCCTGCGGATCCTCCCGGACGAGCCGGAGGGGCTGCCGCCCTCCACCTGGGAACTCCTCAAGGCCTTCGCCGTCCAGATCGCCCTGGCGCTGGAGCGGCTGCGCTGGCTGGAGGAGGCCCGCCGGGCCCACGTCGAGAACGAGACCGAGCGCCTCCGGAGCACCCTGCTGGGCGCCATCGGCCACGACCTGCGGACGCCGCTGGCGGCCATCCACGGCGCCGCCAGCAGCCTGCTCCTGCCGGGCGAGATTCCCGAATCCACCCGCCGGGACCTGCTGGCCATGATCCAGGACGAAAGCGAGCGCCTGGCCCAGCTCCTGGGGAACCTCCTGGACCTGACCCGCCTCGAAAGCGGCGCCCTCCAGGCCCAGAAGGACTGGCAGCCCCTGGAGGAGGTGGTGGGATCGGCCCTGGGCCGCCTGGAGCGCCGCTCCGGCCCCCTGCCGGTGAGGGTGGATCTGCCGGAGGATCTCCCGCTGGTCCCCCTCGACGCGGCCCTCATCGAGCAGGTCCTCATCAACCTGTTCACCAACGCTCAGGTCCACGCGCCGGGGCGGAACGTGGACCTGCGGGCCTGGGGCGCGCCCGGATGGGTCCACCTGGAAGTGGCGGACCGCGGGCCGGGCCTCCCCGAGGGCTTCGAGGAGCGGGTCTTCGACAAGTTCTTCCGGCTGCCGGGCGCGGGCGAAGGGGGCGTGGGGCTGGGCCTCGCCATCTGCCGGGCCGTGCTCCAGGCCCATGGCGGCTGGATCCGCGCCGAGGGCCAGCCCGGCGGGGGCACCGTGTTCCACCTGGCGCTTCCCCTGGACGGCACGCCGCCCGCCGCCCCCGAACCCGCCACCGGGAGCGCCCCGTGA
- a CDS encoding CerR family C-terminal domain-containing protein: MTPAFSQDTRTRLIESAILHFAAKGFDGAGIREIAKGAHANSALVAYHFCGKEGLYLEALKHIFTRKACHVAALAAVPAPGTPGAREAAIQGLKDHIRAFMEDLISTDRSDPVEEAAMVLMAREMQAPRPAAAPLLLEQIQPYIDHLVACLRVLRPDLSADDLLNMGLSIQGPLIHFRNSLGIIRLIRGNPDYPEDLSELVRHLTEFSLRGLGIPEAFPQPRS, translated from the coding sequence ATGACGCCCGCTTTCTCCCAGGACACGCGGACGCGGCTCATCGAGTCCGCCATCCTCCATTTCGCCGCGAAGGGATTCGACGGGGCGGGAATCCGCGAGATCGCCAAGGGGGCCCACGCGAACTCCGCCCTGGTGGCGTATCACTTCTGCGGGAAGGAAGGCCTCTACCTGGAGGCCCTGAAGCACATCTTCACCCGCAAGGCTTGCCACGTGGCGGCCCTCGCGGCGGTTCCGGCGCCGGGAACTCCCGGGGCCCGGGAAGCGGCCATCCAGGGGCTGAAGGACCACATCCGCGCCTTCATGGAGGACCTGATCTCCACCGACCGGAGCGATCCGGTGGAAGAGGCCGCCATGGTCCTGATGGCCCGCGAGATGCAGGCCCCGCGCCCCGCGGCGGCGCCGCTCCTCCTGGAGCAGATCCAGCCCTACATCGATCACCTGGTGGCCTGCCTGCGGGTGCTGCGCCCCGACCTGTCCGCGGACGACCTGCTGAACATGGGGTTGAGCATCCAGGGGCCCCTCATCCACTTCCGGAATTCGCTGGGGATCATCCGCCTCATCCGCGGAAACCCCGACTATCCCGAGGACTTGTCGGAACTCGTCCGCCATCTCACCGAATTCAGCCTGCGGGGACTCGGCATTCCCGAGGCGTTCCCCCAGCCGAGGAGCTGA
- the bioB gene encoding biotin synthase BioB produces MPRSADEIRALHDLPVPELLYRAATAHRAHWNAEEIQFCTLDSIKTGACPEDCAYCPQSARYNTALKGEPLKDVEKVLAGAAEAKANGSTRYCMGAAWREVKDDANFDAVLDMVRGVSGMGMEVCVTLGMLDESQAQRLKAAGCQVYNHNIDSSRDFYETIIHTRTFDERLTTIAAVRAAGLEVCSGGIVGMGETIDQRIHFLQELTELEPAPESIPINQFVAVDGTPLAGVPPLPPLELVRMIAAARILFPKSRIRLSAGRTQMSDELQALCFFAGANSIFTGDKLLTTPNPGGNHDHWLLGALGMRVEGAPKAQPCN; encoded by the coding sequence ATGCCCCGTTCCGCCGACGAGATCCGCGCCCTCCACGACCTCCCGGTCCCCGAGCTGCTCTACCGCGCCGCCACGGCCCACCGGGCGCACTGGAACGCCGAGGAGATCCAGTTCTGCACCCTGGATTCCATCAAGACCGGCGCCTGTCCCGAGGACTGCGCCTACTGCCCCCAGAGCGCCCGCTACAACACCGCCCTGAAGGGGGAGCCCCTCAAGGACGTGGAGAAGGTGCTGGCGGGGGCCGCCGAGGCCAAGGCGAACGGCAGCACCCGCTACTGCATGGGCGCCGCCTGGCGCGAGGTGAAGGACGACGCCAACTTCGACGCCGTCCTGGACATGGTGCGGGGCGTCTCCGGAATGGGGATGGAGGTCTGCGTCACCCTCGGGATGCTGGACGAATCCCAGGCCCAGCGCCTGAAGGCCGCCGGCTGCCAGGTCTACAACCACAACATCGACTCCAGCCGCGACTTCTACGAGACCATCATCCACACCCGGACCTTCGACGAGCGCCTGACCACCATCGCGGCGGTCCGCGCCGCGGGGCTGGAGGTGTGCTCCGGCGGGATCGTGGGCATGGGCGAGACCATCGACCAGCGCATCCACTTCCTGCAGGAACTGACGGAGCTGGAGCCCGCCCCCGAGAGCATCCCCATCAACCAGTTCGTGGCCGTGGACGGCACGCCCCTGGCCGGCGTCCCGCCCCTGCCGCCCCTGGAGCTGGTCCGCATGATCGCAGCGGCCCGGATCCTGTTTCCCAAGAGCCGCATCCGCCTCAGCGCCGGACGCACCCAGATGAGCGACGAGCTTCAGGCCCTGTGCTTCTTCGCGGGCGCCAACTCCATCTTCACGGGCGACAAGCTGCTCACCACCCCCAACCCCGGCGGGAACCACGACCACTGGCTGCTGGGCGCCCTGGGGATGCGGGTGGAAGGCGCGCCGAAGGCCCAGCCGTGCAACTGA
- a CDS encoding ammonium transporter, producing MPLNVGNTAFMLLCASLVMLMTPGLAFFYGGLVGRKNVLTIMTQSFVSLGWTTVLWFAFGYSMCFGPTWHGIVGDPTHYAFLKGITLQSMYTGNDAGIPLIVHVAYQMMFAIITPALITGAFANRVTFKAYFLFLTGWLIFVYFPFVHMVWSPEGILAKWGVLDFAGGIVVHNTAGLAALASILYVGRRKVVENVPHNIPLIALGTGLLWFGWYGFNAGSELKVDSITASAFLNTDVAASFAAAAWLFVEWMNAKQPKFVGLLTGAVAGLATITPAAGYVSLSTAALIGILAGVICYYAVALKNKLGWDDALDVWGVHGVGGFIGVIFLGVFASKAWNPAGSDGLLLGNIGFFGKQCAAVAVSSVWAFGFTYGMLWIIDRITPVRVAPTAEERGLDTELHGEEAYPQGL from the coding sequence ATGCCGCTCAACGTCGGCAATACCGCGTTCATGCTGCTCTGCGCCAGCCTCGTGATGCTGATGACCCCCGGCCTCGCCTTCTTCTACGGCGGGCTCGTGGGCCGGAAGAACGTGCTGACGATCATGACCCAGAGCTTCGTCAGCCTCGGCTGGACCACGGTGCTGTGGTTCGCCTTCGGCTACTCCATGTGCTTCGGCCCCACCTGGCACGGGATCGTGGGCGATCCCACCCACTACGCCTTCCTGAAGGGGATCACCCTCCAGAGCATGTACACAGGCAATGACGCGGGCATCCCCCTGATCGTCCACGTGGCCTACCAGATGATGTTCGCCATCATCACGCCGGCCCTGATCACGGGCGCCTTCGCCAACCGGGTGACCTTCAAGGCCTACTTCCTGTTCCTGACCGGCTGGCTGATCTTCGTCTACTTCCCCTTCGTCCACATGGTGTGGAGCCCCGAGGGCATCCTCGCCAAGTGGGGCGTCCTGGACTTCGCGGGCGGGATCGTCGTCCACAACACGGCCGGGCTCGCCGCCCTGGCGTCCATCCTGTACGTGGGCCGCCGCAAGGTGGTGGAGAACGTCCCCCACAACATCCCCCTCATCGCCCTGGGCACGGGCCTGCTGTGGTTCGGCTGGTACGGGTTCAACGCCGGGTCCGAGCTGAAGGTGGACAGCATCACCGCCAGCGCGTTCCTCAACACCGACGTGGCCGCCAGCTTCGCCGCCGCCGCGTGGCTGTTCGTGGAATGGATGAACGCCAAGCAGCCCAAGTTCGTGGGCCTGCTCACGGGCGCCGTCGCCGGCCTCGCCACCATCACCCCGGCGGCGGGCTACGTCTCCCTCAGCACCGCGGCCCTCATCGGGATCCTGGCGGGCGTGATCTGCTACTACGCCGTCGCCCTCAAGAACAAGCTGGGCTGGGACGACGCGCTGGACGTCTGGGGCGTGCACGGCGTGGGCGGCTTCATCGGCGTGATCTTCCTGGGCGTGTTCGCCTCCAAGGCCTGGAACCCCGCCGGGTCCGACGGCCTCCTGCTCGGCAACATCGGCTTCTTCGGGAAGCAGTGCGCCGCGGTGGCCGTCTCCTCCGTGTGGGCCTTCGGGTTCACCTACGGAATGCTGTGGATCATCGACCGCATCACCCCGGTCCGCGTGGCGCCCACCGCCGAGGAGCGGGGGCTGGACACCGAACTGCACGGCGAAGAGGCCTATCCCCAGGGGCTCTGA
- a CDS encoding thiamine pyrophosphate-dependent enzyme: MPLAARSDLSAPAATLTRDQRVGLYRTIYAARRIDDKEITGKRQNKVFFQINGVGHEAVQAAAAMAFRPGHDWFFFYYRDRALAYGLGYTAKEMFLGSVGAASDPASGGRQMPSHWGHRDLNIFTTSSPTGSQFLQAVGAAEAALRAEQGGLQDQLGIRSDEVVLVTTGEGTCSQGEFWEAVSNAATLKVPVVFLVEDNGYAISVPSEVQYPGGNVAALLKGYEAHGLLVIDDVDGCDPIASFQALKAAADHARARKGPALVRARVIRPYSHSLSDDEQLYKSKAQREAEAQRDPVATYADQLVAWGDLSLEELQALKADVQAEVDRAWEEADAAPRPESGSFYEHLYSPDADPASPDFDTEAAAGDQATGAKTMIDLLNATLKHEMARDPRILVFGEDVADASREEILAEVKGKGGVFKATHGLQKQFGGHRVFNSPLAEATIIGRAIGLAARGFKPVVEIQFFDYIWPAMQQLRDELANIRWRSNGAFKAPMVVRVPIAGYLMGGATYHSQCGESTFTHIPGLRVICPSTALDAAGLLRTAIRCDDPVLFLEPKHLYRQTHNKGNDPGPDFMIPFGKARTVREGADLSVITFGNTVHRAVQAARAAEKEGLSVEILDLRSLNPYDWPAIERTVKKTHRVIVAHEDTVSWGYGAEIAARIADELFFHLDAPVRRVGAKDTWVAYYPALEDEILPQPQDFLEAYRKLAAI; encoded by the coding sequence GTGCCTTTGGCCGCCCGTTCCGACCTGTCCGCGCCCGCCGCGACCCTGACCCGCGACCAGCGGGTGGGACTGTACCGCACCATCTACGCCGCCCGCCGGATCGACGACAAGGAGATCACCGGCAAGCGCCAGAACAAGGTCTTCTTCCAGATCAACGGCGTGGGGCACGAGGCCGTCCAGGCCGCCGCCGCCATGGCGTTCCGGCCCGGCCACGACTGGTTCTTCTTCTACTACCGGGACCGCGCCCTGGCCTACGGCCTGGGCTACACCGCGAAGGAGATGTTCCTGGGCTCCGTGGGCGCGGCCAGCGATCCCGCCAGCGGCGGCCGCCAGATGCCCAGCCACTGGGGCCACCGGGATCTGAACATCTTCACCACCTCCAGCCCCACGGGCAGCCAGTTCCTCCAGGCCGTGGGCGCCGCCGAGGCCGCGCTCCGGGCGGAGCAGGGCGGTCTGCAGGATCAGCTGGGCATCCGTTCCGACGAGGTGGTGCTGGTCACCACCGGCGAAGGCACCTGCAGCCAGGGCGAGTTCTGGGAGGCGGTCAGCAACGCGGCGACCCTCAAGGTCCCCGTGGTGTTCCTCGTGGAGGACAACGGCTACGCCATCAGCGTTCCCAGCGAAGTCCAGTATCCCGGCGGCAATGTCGCCGCGCTGCTGAAGGGCTACGAGGCCCACGGTCTGCTGGTGATCGACGACGTGGACGGGTGCGATCCCATCGCCAGCTTCCAGGCCCTGAAGGCCGCCGCGGACCACGCCCGCGCCCGCAAGGGTCCGGCGCTCGTGCGCGCCCGGGTGATCCGGCCCTACAGCCATTCCCTCTCCGACGACGAGCAGCTCTACAAGTCCAAGGCCCAGCGCGAGGCCGAGGCCCAGCGGGATCCCGTGGCCACCTACGCGGACCAGCTGGTGGCCTGGGGCGACCTGTCCCTGGAGGAACTGCAGGCCCTGAAGGCCGACGTCCAGGCGGAGGTCGACCGGGCCTGGGAGGAGGCGGACGCGGCTCCCCGGCCCGAATCCGGCAGCTTCTACGAGCACCTCTACAGCCCCGACGCCGACCCCGCGTCCCCGGACTTCGACACCGAAGCCGCCGCCGGCGACCAGGCCACCGGCGCGAAGACGATGATCGACCTCCTGAACGCCACCCTGAAGCACGAGATGGCCCGCGATCCGCGGATCCTGGTGTTCGGGGAGGATGTCGCCGACGCCAGCCGCGAGGAGATCCTGGCCGAGGTGAAGGGGAAGGGCGGCGTGTTCAAGGCCACGCATGGCCTGCAGAAGCAGTTCGGCGGCCACCGGGTGTTCAACTCGCCCCTGGCGGAGGCCACCATCATCGGGCGCGCCATCGGCCTGGCGGCGCGGGGCTTCAAGCCCGTGGTGGAGATCCAGTTCTTCGACTACATCTGGCCCGCCATGCAGCAGCTCCGCGACGAGCTGGCCAACATCCGGTGGCGCTCCAACGGGGCCTTCAAGGCGCCGATGGTGGTGCGCGTCCCCATCGCCGGCTACCTGATGGGCGGCGCCACGTACCACAGCCAGTGCGGCGAGAGCACGTTCACCCACATTCCGGGGTTGCGGGTGATCTGCCCCAGCACGGCCCTGGATGCCGCCGGCCTCCTGCGGACGGCCATCCGCTGCGACGATCCCGTCCTCTTCCTGGAGCCTAAGCACCTCTACCGCCAGACCCACAACAAGGGCAACGATCCGGGACCCGACTTCATGATCCCGTTCGGGAAGGCCCGGACCGTGCGGGAGGGCGCGGACCTGTCCGTCATCACCTTCGGGAACACGGTCCACCGCGCGGTCCAGGCGGCGCGGGCGGCGGAGAAGGAGGGGCTCTCCGTCGAGATCCTCGACCTGCGCAGCCTCAATCCCTACGATTGGCCCGCCATCGAGCGCACGGTGAAGAAGACCCACCGCGTGATCGTGGCCCACGAGGACACCGTGAGCTGGGGCTACGGCGCCGAGATCGCGGCCCGGATCGCCGACGAGTTGTTCTTCCATCTGGACGCCCCGGTCCGCCGCGTCGGCGCCAAGGACACCTGGGTGGCCTACTACCCGGCCCTGGAGGACGAGATCCTGCCCCAGCCCCAGGACTTCCTGGAGGCCTATCGGAAGCTCGCCGCCATCTGA
- a CDS encoding response regulator: protein MNQPLILIVEDEESLRRFLVPTLAGQSYQVLWAATASEGLAMARSHNPDLVLLDLGLPDLDGMAVLRELRSWSRKPVIVLSARTQEKDKVRALDQGADDYLAKPFGAAELLARIRVALRHALPSEAPEPAVRSGSLRIDLGRREVSQDGLPVKLTVLEYRLLEALAKRNGKVATHAQLLGEVWGPGGEGHTHYLRIYMAMLRRKLEADPTRPRHLITEPSVGYRLHVDG, encoded by the coding sequence GTGAACCAGCCGCTGATCCTGATCGTCGAGGACGAGGAATCCCTCCGCCGCTTCCTGGTGCCCACCCTCGCCGGCCAGTCCTACCAGGTGCTGTGGGCCGCCACCGCCTCCGAAGGCCTGGCCATGGCGCGGAGCCACAACCCCGACCTGGTGCTGCTGGACCTGGGGCTGCCGGACCTGGACGGCATGGCGGTCCTGCGGGAACTGCGGAGCTGGAGCCGCAAGCCGGTGATCGTCCTGAGCGCCCGGACCCAGGAGAAGGACAAGGTGCGGGCCCTGGACCAGGGCGCCGACGACTACCTGGCCAAGCCCTTCGGGGCCGCCGAGCTCCTGGCCCGGATCCGGGTGGCCCTCCGCCACGCGCTTCCCTCCGAAGCCCCCGAACCCGCCGTCCGCAGCGGGAGCCTCCGGATCGACCTGGGGCGTCGGGAAGTGAGCCAGGACGGCCTTCCCGTCAAGCTGACGGTCCTGGAGTACCGCCTGCTGGAGGCCCTGGCGAAGCGCAACGGGAAGGTCGCCACCCACGCCCAGCTCCTGGGCGAGGTGTGGGGCCCCGGAGGCGAAGGCCACACCCACTACCTCCGGATCTACATGGCCATGCTCCGCCGCAAGCTGGAGGCCGACCCGACGAGACCCCGGCACCTGATCACCGAGCCCAGCGTCGGCTACCGCCTGCACGTGGACGGCTGA
- a CDS encoding outer membrane beta-barrel protein: MRAHRVTISLLGFCAVLVAQQAPSEAAAPTLKWRGSLWASAVTQDRETSDGSLAFRPMESGQSQFSLDGLMLGVDASFARGWSAKATLLAGQTGKTIQASTGDTGTIAPVEALVAWTGERDTLRVGRMMTFIGMEFLDGSQNITASRGLLFSYSDPFGQVGVNWHHAFSPVWSADLWVFNGEDRLKDNNHGKSMGLGLTYNHRGAQDRYLSLHAYRGPEQNGLGAAANSGAEGRQRERVCLMGQWVWGPSTLQGEVSLGRERFAAADILGAVMPVDAFWRGVGAIYKLDIGRGIALFVRGEHLSDDSGVRLSCDPTIRASLELDGPGGTYAGRSGVDLVAWSWSVGAEKKHGPAFARLELRQDRLNRDLADAQGKTFREGFSATIGLGASF; this comes from the coding sequence ATGCGCGCGCATCGCGTGACGATTTCCCTGCTCGGCTTCTGTGCCGTCCTCGTGGCCCAGCAGGCCCCTTCCGAAGCGGCCGCGCCCACGCTCAAGTGGCGGGGCTCCCTGTGGGCCTCCGCGGTCACCCAGGACCGCGAGACCTCCGACGGCTCGCTGGCCTTCCGCCCCATGGAATCGGGCCAGAGCCAGTTCAGCCTCGACGGCCTGATGCTCGGCGTGGATGCGAGCTTCGCGCGGGGCTGGTCCGCCAAGGCGACCCTCCTGGCGGGCCAGACCGGAAAGACCATCCAGGCCAGCACCGGCGACACCGGGACCATCGCGCCGGTGGAGGCCCTGGTGGCCTGGACCGGCGAGCGGGACACCCTGCGCGTCGGGCGGATGATGACGTTCATCGGAATGGAGTTCCTGGACGGCAGCCAGAACATCACCGCCAGCCGGGGCCTTCTGTTCTCGTACTCGGATCCCTTCGGCCAGGTGGGCGTGAACTGGCACCACGCCTTCAGCCCGGTGTGGAGCGCCGACCTGTGGGTGTTCAACGGCGAGGACCGCCTCAAGGACAACAACCACGGGAAGTCCATGGGCCTGGGGCTCACCTACAACCATCGCGGCGCGCAGGACCGCTACCTCTCCCTGCACGCCTACCGCGGCCCCGAGCAGAACGGCCTGGGCGCGGCGGCCAACAGCGGCGCCGAAGGTCGCCAGCGCGAGCGGGTGTGCCTGATGGGGCAGTGGGTGTGGGGGCCCTCCACCCTCCAGGGCGAAGTGTCCCTGGGGCGGGAGCGCTTCGCCGCGGCCGACATCCTCGGGGCCGTGATGCCCGTGGATGCCTTCTGGCGCGGGGTCGGCGCCATCTACAAGCTGGACATCGGCCGGGGCATCGCCCTCTTCGTCCGGGGTGAGCACCTGTCCGATGATTCCGGCGTGCGCCTCTCCTGCGATCCCACCATCCGCGCGAGCCTGGAGCTGGATGGCCCCGGCGGGACCTACGCCGGCCGCTCGGGCGTGGATCTGGTCGCCTGGTCCTGGAGCGTGGGCGCCGAAAAGAAGCACGGCCCCGCCTTCGCGCGCCTGGAGCTGCGGCAGGACCGGCTCAACCGGGACCTCGCGGATGCCCAGGGCAAGACCTTCCGCGAGGGCTTCTCGGCCACCATCGGGTTGGGCGCGAGTTTCTAG